Proteins co-encoded in one Flavivirga eckloniae genomic window:
- a CDS encoding ABC transporter permease — translation MRKNVIYLLARQLWKDAFRSKVMSIALGLMVFLLLFSTYSGWENYHDQNYTRHLVQDEVQESWENNPDKHPHRMAHYGSFALRIKHVLSIFDLGLENFVGNAVFLEAHKQNTVNFSEASMSTGLLRFGEVSLAMLLKVIIPLLIFYLGFATVARERENGTLKLLIGQGITRKEIVFGKWLGLYSLSLIFLSAIFLILLCFVLIESHDDMYSGSLLRYVLLLVSYLLFFAILSTITILVSAFSKTAKGALVKLLGIWLLFVIILPKSLQAIGYYLYPTPSKIEIETAVEHDLIQQGDSHNPDDPHFKALKDSVLLANNVAKVEDLPFNYGGFVMSQGEAMSTKVYLEHQDRLYQVYRKQNNLERLSAFVNPYTAIKNWSMAFSGTDFQSFLHFKAQAEAYRFNLAQEMNQLQMDFIPNKGKAGPNTISNKYWKEFPPFEYHFLNVSKVLSNEVTSIMALLLWSVLSVFGLLRISTNLKAI, via the coding sequence ATGAGAAAAAATGTCATTTATTTGTTGGCACGCCAACTATGGAAAGATGCCTTTAGATCCAAAGTTATGAGCATAGCTTTAGGTTTAATGGTATTTTTGCTTCTTTTTTCGACCTACAGCGGTTGGGAAAACTACCACGATCAAAACTATACACGACATTTAGTGCAAGATGAAGTGCAAGAGAGTTGGGAAAACAACCCTGATAAGCACCCGCATCGAATGGCTCATTATGGTTCTTTTGCTCTTAGAATAAAACATGTTCTTAGTATTTTCGACTTAGGATTAGAAAATTTTGTTGGTAATGCCGTATTCTTGGAAGCACACAAACAGAATACAGTCAACTTTTCTGAAGCGAGTATGTCTACAGGCTTATTACGATTTGGAGAGGTTAGTTTGGCGATGCTTTTAAAGGTAATCATCCCCTTACTAATTTTCTATTTAGGCTTTGCAACAGTGGCCCGAGAAAGAGAAAATGGCACTTTAAAACTGTTAATTGGTCAAGGTATAACTAGAAAAGAAATTGTTTTTGGTAAATGGTTAGGCCTCTATAGCTTATCCTTAATTTTCCTATCTGCCATCTTTCTTATTTTGCTATGCTTTGTACTGATAGAATCTCATGACGATATGTACTCTGGGAGTTTACTGAGATACGTCTTGTTATTGGTCTCTTACTTACTGTTTTTTGCTATTCTAAGTACTATTACCATTTTGGTTTCAGCCTTTAGCAAAACTGCGAAAGGCGCTTTGGTAAAACTTTTGGGGATTTGGTTGTTGTTTGTAATTATACTACCAAAATCTTTGCAAGCAATTGGGTATTACTTGTACCCTACGCCTTCTAAAATAGAAATAGAAACAGCCGTTGAACATGATTTAATTCAGCAAGGCGATAGCCATAATCCTGATGACCCACATTTTAAAGCATTAAAAGATTCTGTACTATTAGCAAATAATGTGGCAAAGGTAGAAGATCTTCCCTTTAATTATGGTGGATTTGTTATGTCCCAGGGTGAAGCTATGAGTACCAAAGTTTATTTAGAGCATCAAGATCGCTTGTATCAAGTTTATCGTAAACAAAATAACTTAGAACGCTTATCTGCTTTTGTTAACCCGTATACAGCAATTAAAAATTGGTCTATGGCTTTCTCTGGTACTGATTTCCAGTCTTTTCTGCATTTTAAGGCCCAAGCAGAAGCTTATCGTTTTAATCTGGCTCAAGAAATGAACCAATTGCAGATGGATTTCATTCCCAATAAAGGAAAAGCTGGACCTAATACGATTTCCAATAAGTATTGGAAAGAATTTCCTCCATTCGAATATCACTTTTTAAATGTCTCTAAAGTGTTAAGTAACGAAGTAACTTCCATTATGGCGTTACTCTTATGGAGTGTATTGTCGGTTTTTGGCTTGTTAAGAATATCTACTAACCTAAAAGCTATCTAA
- a CDS encoding TonB-dependent receptor: protein MKNYILIIIAIVSINTSFAQISVEGKIVDTDRQPILGATISYTNQGSGITNGTVSQEDGSFALELEQIGNYQINVSYIGMRSLRLQKSFDQIQAYDLGTLVLEENEEQLQSVEVIGRVRKDYNSDYSFSATKIAIKNKELPQAITSVTKELIADRLAFQLPDAVKTVSNVTVTGLYNHYNIRGITQADDGQILNGMRTRQYYFLQPITSHIERVEVIKGPSSVTFSSADPGGTVNMVTKKPLKEKRSEVSATTGSFGTLRATADFTGPLNDSKTLLYRFNAAFQEANSFRDLVKNNAFLITPSFSYIPNETTALNVEMIYSNGVGNLDRGQPIFGSINGEFDLKSTPISLNVGASNDFFKSKEVVIMTNFNKKFTDNFGFNASYMKQTWDEDLAEHRTVNSAAVDIAGNAIPTLAAMRYVEREQFWNTDNFSAFFNFDTKGEKITNKFLVGYDATRWERTIGGGQNGARRYLRLDGSVTNFNVDEADQFQTMEIDGVVMPVPNVPHFNLENPSNGIRETKDYTISEFEIPANLSTTGGIYIQNQFKIGKFSALINLRYEWFKDIFDYKGNEQEFKNEAFIPRIGLTYEITDNISAYATYLEGFQPQTNTVSLSPATEGFFWSASPGRFNPLESSLKEIGAKGEFFNGKAVLNFAVFDITQKNILIGDTYDLENLTSRGKQRSKGFETDFSGYITSNFQLVASYAFTDAEIVEDEDESLIGERIGGTPKHSANLWGKYDFINKTLRGISVGLGMQYSGDKYSWYADRLLLPEYTVFEGALYYKPANSNIQLTLKANNLFNKTYWLGALNASRLAPGSPRNILLNATYRF from the coding sequence ATGAAAAACTACATTCTCATAATAATAGCAATAGTATCAATTAATACATCATTCGCCCAAATTTCGGTTGAAGGTAAAATTGTTGATACGGATAGACAACCCATATTAGGAGCAACCATTTCGTATACAAACCAAGGTTCAGGAATTACAAACGGTACAGTATCCCAAGAGGACGGTAGCTTTGCTTTAGAACTTGAGCAAATTGGAAACTATCAAATTAACGTAAGCTACATAGGTATGCGATCGTTGCGTTTACAGAAATCATTTGACCAAATTCAGGCCTATGATCTGGGCACATTGGTGCTGGAGGAAAATGAGGAGCAATTGCAATCCGTAGAAGTTATAGGTAGGGTTAGAAAAGATTATAATAGCGACTATTCCTTTTCAGCAACTAAAATAGCCATAAAAAATAAAGAGCTGCCACAGGCGATAACCTCCGTAACGAAAGAATTGATAGCCGATCGTCTCGCCTTTCAATTACCAGATGCCGTAAAAACAGTTAGTAATGTTACAGTTACTGGCTTATACAATCACTATAATATTCGTGGTATTACACAGGCGGATGACGGACAAATACTAAATGGCATGCGTACCCGTCAGTATTATTTTCTTCAACCCATTACCTCGCATATTGAACGTGTGGAAGTGATAAAAGGTCCTTCTTCTGTTACTTTTTCTAGTGCCGACCCTGGTGGAACTGTGAATATGGTGACCAAAAAACCCTTGAAAGAAAAGCGAAGCGAAGTTTCTGCGACTACTGGTAGTTTTGGAACTTTGAGAGCGACCGCTGATTTCACGGGACCTTTGAACGACTCTAAAACGTTACTGTATCGTTTTAACGCTGCATTTCAAGAGGCAAATTCGTTTAGGGATTTGGTAAAAAACAACGCCTTTTTGATAACCCCTTCATTTAGTTACATTCCTAATGAAACAACAGCACTTAATGTTGAAATGATTTATAGTAATGGTGTCGGAAATTTAGATAGAGGTCAGCCCATTTTTGGCAGCATTAATGGAGAATTTGATTTAAAGAGCACTCCTATTTCTTTAAATGTGGGAGCCTCCAACGATTTTTTCAAGTCTAAAGAAGTGGTTATCATGACCAATTTCAACAAGAAGTTTACTGATAATTTTGGTTTTAATGCGTCTTACATGAAGCAAACCTGGGATGAGGATTTAGCAGAACACAGAACAGTAAACAGTGCTGCGGTCGATATTGCCGGAAATGCTATACCAACCTTGGCCGCCATGCGCTATGTAGAACGCGAGCAATTTTGGAATACGGATAATTTTAGTGCTTTTTTCAATTTTGACACTAAAGGAGAAAAAATCACGAATAAGTTCTTAGTAGGATATGATGCAACGCGATGGGAACGCACCATTGGCGGAGGACAAAACGGAGCTAGACGTTATTTAAGGTTAGATGGTTCGGTAACAAATTTCAATGTTGATGAGGCGGATCAATTTCAAACTATGGAAATTGATGGTGTTGTAATGCCCGTACCAAACGTACCGCATTTTAATTTAGAGAACCCAAGCAATGGTATACGAGAGACAAAAGACTATACAATTTCTGAGTTTGAAATTCCGGCAAACCTTTCTACTACTGGTGGAATTTATATTCAAAACCAATTCAAAATCGGTAAGTTTTCTGCTTTGATTAATTTAAGATATGAGTGGTTTAAAGATATATTTGATTATAAAGGCAATGAACAAGAATTTAAAAACGAGGCATTTATTCCTAGAATCGGTTTGACTTATGAAATTACCGATAACATAAGTGCTTATGCTACGTATTTAGAAGGATTCCAGCCTCAGACAAATACGGTGTCATTATCCCCTGCTACCGAAGGTTTCTTTTGGTCTGCTTCGCCAGGTAGATTTAACCCATTAGAAAGTAGTTTAAAAGAGATTGGTGCCAAAGGCGAGTTCTTTAACGGAAAAGCAGTATTAAATTTTGCTGTTTTTGATATCACCCAAAAGAATATTCTGATTGGTGACACCTACGACTTAGAGAATTTAACCTCCAGAGGTAAGCAGCGCAGTAAAGGATTTGAAACTGATTTCTCAGGCTATATAACATCAAACTTTCAATTAGTAGCCTCATATGCCTTTACAGATGCCGAAATCGTTGAAGATGAAGATGAATCACTAATTGGTGAACGTATTGGTGGAACTCCAAAGCACAGTGCCAATCTTTGGGGAAAGTATGATTTTATAAACAAAACCTTAAGGGGTATTAGTGTTGGTCTTGGCATGCAATACAGCGGAGATAAATACTCATGGTATGCCGACCGTTTATTGCTTCCAGAATATACCGTTTTTGAAGGGGCATTGTACTACAAACCTGCAAATTCGAATATACAATTGACTCTTAAAGCGAATAACCTTTTTAATAAAACATATTGGTTAGGTGCTTTAAATGCTTCAAGATTAGCGCCTGGTTCGCCAAGGAACATCTTACTAAATGCAACCTATAGATTTTAG
- a CDS encoding glyoxalase — MNTRQFNLKSIRPEVPSTTINDTMSSDERFQNIVLRPIAKFQKDLLIAVFKNYIVKHKSVFYDLSAEKRMIYIENAIQKDMKFRNSLKGMIIGQFTVEEYNIYIQNSSALNKRMMGIVKEQLLSSLQLFENPELLAAV; from the coding sequence ATGAACACAAGACAATTTAACCTGAAAAGTATTCGTCCAGAAGTTCCTTCAACTACCATTAATGATACTATGAGTAGTGATGAACGTTTTCAAAACATCGTATTGAGACCCATTGCAAAGTTTCAAAAAGACTTGTTAATTGCTGTTTTTAAAAATTATATTGTTAAGCATAAATCGGTTTTTTATGATTTATCTGCAGAGAAACGCATGATCTATATTGAAAATGCGATTCAAAAAGATATGAAATTTAGAAATTCGCTAAAGGGTATGATTATTGGGCAGTTTACTGTTGAAGAGTATAATATTTACATACAAAACTCATCTGCTTTAAATAAGCGAATGATGGGTATTGTTAAGGAACAATTACTCAGCAGTCTTCAACTTTTTGAGAATCCAGAATTACTTGCTGCAGTTTAG
- a CDS encoding DUF2461 domain-containing protein encodes MGVTVPKETLDFFKRLEKNNNRDWFNERKKEFKAMEAEVKKVYNSVFETLNTHDEIDKLKIFRIYRDVRFSKNKDPYKTHFGGSFHRTKPKLRGGYYLHIQPNNESFIATGFWEPASADLLRIRKEFEMDDSEIREILANKKFNSVWGDTFVGDEVKTAPKGFSKDHKAIDLIKKKQYIFTKKYTDKEVLSPDFLNDVNTSFKAIRPFFDYMSDVLTTDLNGESLI; translated from the coding sequence ATGGGGGTAACAGTTCCAAAGGAAACATTAGATTTTTTTAAAAGACTAGAAAAAAACAATAACAGGGATTGGTTTAATGAGAGAAAGAAGGAGTTTAAGGCCATGGAAGCCGAAGTGAAAAAGGTTTATAACTCAGTTTTCGAAACTTTAAACACCCACGATGAAATAGATAAACTAAAAATATTTAGAATTTATAGAGATGTGCGTTTTTCTAAAAACAAAGATCCTTATAAAACGCACTTTGGCGGTTCGTTTCATAGAACAAAACCGAAATTAAGAGGTGGTTATTATCTACATATTCAACCTAATAATGAGAGTTTTATAGCTACTGGCTTTTGGGAACCAGCTTCAGCAGATTTGCTAAGAATTAGAAAAGAGTTCGAAATGGATGATAGTGAAATACGCGAAATCTTGGCCAACAAAAAGTTTAATAGTGTTTGGGGTGACACCTTTGTGGGAGACGAGGTGAAAACAGCCCCAAAAGGGTTTAGTAAAGACCATAAAGCCATCGATCTAATAAAAAAGAAGCAATACATCTTCACTAAAAAGTATACCGATAAAGAAGTGCTTAGCCCAGACTTTTTAAACGATGTAAACACATCTTTTAAAGCCATAAGACCTTTCTTTGATTATATGAGTGATGTACTCACTACAGACTTAAATGGTGAGTCTTTAATTTAA
- a CDS encoding type IV pili methyl-accepting chemotaxis transducer N-terminal domain-containing protein, with product MKTQSNLLFLTLLLFLNANESTSQTQSYGSISYNKAVNISGKQRMLTQKMSKAYLLLAKGVYNDQIKKELNSGKFIFEKQLAILKKNAETTVVKLRIKRVEELWVKFKKLLITDPNLSTSSDIIKMNSDLLKACHEVVQAIESRSNYSNKFFKDNNQELVKIINISGKQRMLSQRLCLYYTASIMFPKEKDKYQEVLNNTFTEFSGTIDYLLINSYNTTETEEELGSIMAIWEKFQIDKHGFLNGDFDLEEVFNITNSLTKSFNKITGIYEKIAKES from the coding sequence ATGAAGACCCAAAGCAACCTATTATTTCTCACGCTCCTCTTATTTCTAAATGCAAACGAATCGACATCCCAAACCCAAAGTTATGGTTCAATTAGCTACAATAAAGCCGTAAATATTTCTGGTAAGCAACGCATGCTTACTCAAAAAATGTCTAAGGCTTATTTGTTACTTGCAAAAGGTGTTTATAACGACCAGATAAAAAAAGAACTTAATTCTGGTAAGTTTATTTTTGAAAAGCAACTTGCTATTTTAAAAAAGAATGCAGAAACTACAGTAGTGAAGTTGCGCATAAAAAGGGTAGAAGAACTCTGGGTTAAGTTTAAAAAACTATTAATAACCGACCCAAACCTATCTACATCTAGCGATATTATTAAAATGAATTCAGATTTATTAAAAGCTTGCCATGAAGTTGTACAAGCAATCGAATCAAGGTCTAATTACAGTAATAAATTTTTTAAAGATAATAATCAGGAGCTAGTAAAAATCATTAATATTTCTGGAAAGCAGCGTATGCTCTCACAAAGGCTTTGTTTATACTATACAGCCAGTATTATGTTTCCTAAAGAAAAGGACAAATATCAAGAAGTGTTAAATAACACATTTACCGAATTTAGTGGTACTATAGACTATTTGCTCATTAATAGTTATAACACGACAGAGACCGAAGAAGAACTCGGATCGATAATGGCTATATGGGAGAAGTTTCAAATCGATAAACATGGCTTTTTAAACGGTGATTTCGATCTGGAAGAAGTCTTTAACATCACCAATAGCTTAACGAAAAGTTTTAATAAAATAACTGGTATCTACGAGAAAATAGCAAAAGAAAGCTAA
- a CDS encoding DUF3526 domain-containing protein, giving the protein MYHLLFKSFFRTKIFLVSLVLLVSVGVISILIGKQYLVKQENTIVAAQEFQEESIKRNLEYHSDDLGLLLYYLRFTLIKKPTNISAISIGQSDVNPLLQAVTIRGLEGQKYDTDFENPSLLMSGNLDLGFVIIYLFPLVLIAMTFNLYSEEKELGTWRILAAQTAGKARFLLKKLLIRILFVFAILIFLMFLACGILQIPMNQAFWAIFIQSILYVSFWSALCLWIVSMLKDSSFNALILISIWVLLNILLPAMVNNYVLNRYQVPEALNAMVEQRDGYHEKWDLEKDATMTSFYEAYPQYKNYPVPDDQFSWIWYYGMQHMGDLEAKETSTEMMEKIMMRNTVSEKVALFVPTMHTQLSFNNLASTDMISHLDFLKALTEFHENLRLSFYTKIFENNPANVIDWENHEAKFYSPKRDFSWMHLMLPTLLITLTIAVFGLFNLRKL; this is encoded by the coding sequence ATGTATCATTTATTATTTAAGTCATTTTTTAGAACTAAGATATTCTTGGTAAGTCTTGTTTTGTTGGTATCTGTTGGGGTTATCAGTATATTAATTGGTAAACAATATTTGGTAAAACAAGAAAACACCATTGTTGCAGCGCAAGAGTTTCAAGAAGAAAGTATTAAACGAAATCTGGAATATCACAGTGATGATTTAGGCTTGTTATTGTATTACCTACGTTTTACTTTAATAAAAAAGCCTACAAATATAAGTGCGATTTCAATTGGTCAGAGTGATGTTAATCCATTGCTACAAGCTGTAACCATTCGTGGATTGGAAGGTCAGAAATATGATACCGACTTTGAAAACCCGTCGTTATTAATGTCTGGGAATTTAGATTTGGGATTCGTTATTATTTATCTGTTTCCTTTGGTGTTAATAGCCATGACCTTTAATTTATATTCTGAAGAAAAGGAATTAGGTACTTGGAGAATATTAGCAGCACAAACTGCTGGGAAAGCCAGGTTTTTGTTAAAAAAACTATTGATAAGAATTCTCTTTGTTTTTGCTATTTTAATTTTTCTGATGTTTTTGGCCTGCGGTATTTTACAAATTCCGATGAATCAAGCATTTTGGGCAATATTTATACAAAGCATATTGTATGTATCGTTTTGGAGTGCGTTATGCCTATGGATAGTTTCTATGCTAAAAGACTCTAGTTTTAATGCATTGATCTTAATTTCTATATGGGTTTTACTAAACATTTTACTTCCTGCTATGGTCAATAATTATGTTCTTAACAGATACCAAGTGCCAGAAGCTTTAAATGCTATGGTAGAACAAAGAGATGGCTACCATGAAAAATGGGATTTGGAAAAAGATGCCACCATGACGAGTTTTTATGAAGCCTATCCTCAATATAAAAACTATCCTGTTCCAGATGATCAATTCAGTTGGATTTGGTACTATGGTATGCAACATATGGGAGATTTAGAAGCGAAGGAAACAAGTACCGAAATGATGGAAAAAATTATGATGCGTAATACCGTAAGTGAAAAAGTTGCCCTTTTTGTTCCAACAATGCATACACAATTAAGTTTTAATAATTTAGCTAGTACGGATATGATTAGTCACTTAGATTTCTTGAAAGCCCTTACTGAATTTCATGAAAATTTGCGCCTAAGTTTTTATACAAAAATTTTCGAAAACAATCCTGCCAATGTAATCGATTGGGAAAATCATGAGGCTAAGTTTTATAGTCCAAAACGTGATTTTAGCTGGATGCATCTGATGCTTCCAACGTTACTTATCACATTGACAATTGCTGTTTTCGGGCTGTTTAATCTTCGGAAATTGTAA
- a CDS encoding ABC transporter ATP-binding protein — MLKATNICKSYHGKVALKDVSFEVSKGEIFCLLGQNGAGKTTTINIFLGFIKKDSGQALLGDKEVGKDDTNQLTAYIPETVQLYGNLSGVENLDFFSRLAGFKYSTSQLEAFLEKTGLQSDAQHKRLSSYSKGMRQKVGIAVALAKNAEVIFMDEPTSGLDPKATSEFTKICKELAAMGKVIFMATHDIFNAVELGTTIGIMKEGTLVQKLKANDIDASQLNQLYLETI, encoded by the coding sequence ATGTTGAAAGCAACAAACATATGCAAGTCTTACCATGGAAAGGTGGCCTTAAAAGATGTTTCTTTTGAAGTTTCTAAAGGCGAAATATTTTGCCTGTTAGGTCAAAATGGAGCAGGAAAGACAACAACCATTAATATTTTTCTAGGTTTTATAAAAAAAGATAGCGGTCAAGCTCTTTTAGGCGACAAAGAGGTTGGTAAAGACGATACCAATCAACTTACCGCATATATTCCTGAAACTGTGCAACTCTATGGCAACCTTAGCGGTGTAGAGAACTTGGATTTCTTTAGCCGTTTGGCTGGATTTAAATACTCCACGTCTCAATTAGAGGCTTTTTTAGAAAAAACAGGACTACAATCAGATGCGCAGCACAAAAGGCTATCGTCTTACTCCAAAGGAATGCGGCAAAAAGTTGGTATTGCTGTAGCACTTGCCAAAAATGCAGAAGTAATTTTTATGGATGAACCTACCTCTGGCTTAGATCCAAAAGCAACTTCGGAATTCACTAAAATTTGTAAAGAACTAGCGGCTATGGGCAAAGTAATCTTTATGGCTACACATGATATTTTTAATGCCGTAGAACTAGGCACGACCATAGGTATTATGAAAGAGGGCACATTAGTGCAGAAACTAAAAGCCAATGATATAGACGCAAGCCAATTAAATCAACTTTACTTAGAAACAATCTAA
- a CDS encoding tRNA pseudouridine synthase A — translation MKKYFYVFTIQYLGYRFHGWQKQPNVKTLHLMIDRTLNFILEGKRFKSLSSGRTDAMVSAENAAFELFLFEPIEDEKAFLDLFNHNLPQDIRATSIREVDAAFNIINHSKIKEYLYLFTCGQKCHPFCAPIMTTILDDLDIETMKQGAKLFEGEHYFKTYCYKPTENGVYDREILLCELVENTIYTANYFPKKTYLLRVKGKGFMRNQIRLMMGTLIDLGKGKLTLEDIKTSLLPDSTVKMDYIAPASGLILNNIEFE, via the coding sequence ATGAAAAAATACTTTTACGTTTTTACCATTCAATATTTAGGGTATCGTTTTCATGGTTGGCAAAAGCAACCCAACGTAAAAACCTTGCATTTAATGATAGATCGAACTTTAAACTTTATTCTTGAAGGTAAGCGTTTTAAAAGCTTAAGTTCGGGCAGGACAGATGCTATGGTATCTGCCGAAAATGCGGCCTTCGAACTGTTTTTATTCGAACCTATTGAAGATGAAAAAGCGTTTTTGGATTTATTTAATCATAACTTGCCTCAAGATATTAGAGCTACGAGCATACGGGAAGTAGATGCAGCGTTTAATATTATAAACCATTCAAAGATTAAAGAATATCTGTATTTATTTACCTGCGGTCAAAAATGCCATCCGTTTTGTGCTCCAATTATGACGACGATTCTGGACGATTTGGATATTGAAACGATGAAACAAGGGGCCAAACTTTTTGAAGGCGAACATTATTTTAAAACGTATTGCTATAAACCTACAGAAAATGGTGTTTATGATAGAGAAATCTTGCTATGCGAATTAGTAGAGAACACCATATATACAGCGAATTACTTTCCAAAGAAAACCTATTTATTAAGAGTTAAGGGGAAAGGGTTTATGCGGAATCAAATTAGATTAATGATGGGAACTTTAATCGATTTGGGAAAAGGTAAATTAACCTTAGAAGACATTAAAACAAGCCTATTGCCCGATAGCACTGTAAAGATGGATTATATAGCGCCAGCATCAGGGCTTATTCTAAATAACATCGAGTTTGAATAG